A DNA window from Sylvia atricapilla isolate bSylAtr1 chromosome 6, bSylAtr1.pri, whole genome shotgun sequence contains the following coding sequences:
- the ZBTB1 gene encoding zinc finger and BTB domain-containing protein 1 isoform X1, with amino-acid sequence MAKTSHSNYVLQQLNKQREWGFLCDCCIAIDDIYFQAHKAVLAACSAYFRMFFMNHQNTTAQLNLSNMKISAECFDLILQFMYLGKIMTAPANFEQFKVAMNYLQLYNVPECLEDIQDTDSSNLKCSSPASSTQTGKMIFGVRMYEDALTRNGSEANRWGMEPPSSTVNTSHNKEPEEETLQLNSFPEQLFDVCKKSTTSKFSHTKERVSHSRRFGRSFTCDSCGFSFSCEKLLDEHVLTCTNRHSYQSARYYSAEKIDFSEKNSTSKMISTQTEKYKGESNHAVDESSSPVSNITSRKSSTVASETSGEEGSRASERKRIIIKVEPEDNPTDELKDFNIIKVADKDCNESSDNDDLDDEQEEPLYRYYVEEEMREKRNARKTLKPRLSMDEDERKCLKSPRHLNSKAPSVQEDVENAPCELCGLTITEEDLSSHYLSKHIENICACGKCGQILVKGKQLQDHAQTCGEPQDLTMNGIRNSEEKMDLEENPEEPSEIRDMMFAEMLEDFRDSHFQMNSLQKNQLYKHSACPFRCPNCGQRFDTENLVVEHMSNCLEQDLFKNSMLEENERDHRRKHFCNLCGKGFYQRCHLREHYTVHTKEKQFVCQTCGKQFLRERQLRLHNDMHKGMARYVCSICDQGNFRKHDHVRHMISHLSAGETICQVCFQIFPNNEQLEQHRDVHLYTCGVCGAKFNLRKDMRSHYNAKHLKRT; translated from the coding sequence ATGGCAAAAACCAGCCATAGCAACTATGTCCTTCAGCAGCTAAACAAGCAAAGAGAGTGGGGCTTTCTGTGCGACTGCTGCATCGCTATCGatgatatttattttcaagcacATAAAGCAGTCCTTGCTGCCTGCAGCGCCTATTTTAGGATGTTTTTTATGAACCATCAAAACACTACAGCCCAGCTGAATCTAAGCAACATGAAGATTAGCGCTGAATGCTTTGATCTTATTTTACAGTTCATGTATTTAGGAAAAATTATGACAGCCCCTGCCAATTTTGAGCAATTTAAAGTGGCCATGAACTATTTACAGCTATATAACGTACCTGAGTGTCTAGAAGATATACAGGACACAGACTCATctaatttaaaatgttcatcTCCTGCTTCTAGCACCCAGACTGGTAAAATGATATTTGGTGTGAGAATGTATGAAGATGCACTTACTAGAAATGGCAGTGAAGCAAACAGGTGGGGCATGGAGCCACCAAGTTCAACGGTAAATACATCCCATAACAAAGAGCCTGAGGAAGAAACTTTGCAGCTCAACAGCTTCCCCGAGCAACTGTTTGATGTCTGCAAAAAAAGCACCACGTCCAAATTCTCTCACACGAAAGAGCGCGTGTCACACTCGCGCCGGTTTGGAAGGAGCTTCACCTGCGACAGCTGTGGGTTTAGTTTTAGCTGTGAAAAGCTACTGGATGAGCACGTGTTAACATGCACCAACAGGCATTCCTACCAAAGTGCTAGGTACTACAGTGCTGAGAAAATAGACTTTAGTGAAAAGAACTCTACTTCTAAAATGATCTccacacaaacagaaaaatacaaggGGGAATCGAACCATGCTGTGGACGAGTCATCATCTCCCGTGTCAAACATCAcgagcagaaaaagcagcacagttGCCTCTGAGACATCAGGTGAAGAAGGAAGTAGAGCCTCTGAGAGGAAGAGGATTATCATCAAGGTGGAGCCAGAGGACAATCCTACAGATGAGCTGAAGGATTTTAACATTATCAAGGTGGCAGATAAAGACTGCAATGAGTCTTCTGACAATGATGACCTAGACGATGAACAGGAAGAGCCGCTTTACAGATACTACGTCGAGGAAGAgatgagagagaagagaaatgctCGGAAGACTCTAAAGCCTCGTTTATCCATGGATGaggatgaaagaaaatgtttgaaaagtCCACGGCACCTTAACAGCAAGGCTCCTTCAGTGCAGGAAGATGTGGAGAATGCTCCCTGTGAACTTTGTGGGCTAACAATCACTGAGGAAGATTTGTCCTCTCATTATTTATCCAAACACATAGAAAATATATGTGCTTGTGGCAAGTGTGGTCAAATACTGGTCAAAGGCAAGCAGCTACAGGATCATGCACAGACCTGTGGAGAGCCCCAGGATCTGACCATGAATGGGATCAGAAATTCTGAGGAGAAAATGGACTTGGAAGAAAACCCTGAGGAGCCGTCAGAAATAAGGGACATGATGTTTGCAGAGATGCTGGAGGACTTCAGGGACAGTCACTTCCAAATGAACAGCCTCCAAAAAAACCAGTTATACAAGCATTCTGCCTGTCCTTTCCGATGCCCTAATTGCGGCCAGCGTTTTGATACTGAAAACCTAGTGGTTGAACATATGTCAAACTGCCTGGAGCAAGATCTGTTCAAGAACTCCATGTTGGAAGAGAACGAGAGGGATCACAGACGTAAGCATTTCTGCAACCTTTGCGGGAAAGGATTTTACCAGCGTTGCCACTTGCGGGAACACTATACCGTTCATACCAAGGAAAAACAGTTTGTTTGTCAGACATGTGGGAAGCAGTTCTTAAGAGAGCGCCAGTTGCGGCTCCACAATGATATGCACAAAGGCATGGCCAGGTATGTCTGTTCCATTTGTGATCAAGGAAACTTCCGAAAACATGACCATGTACGGCATATGATATCTCACTTATCAGCTGGAGAGACTATATGCCAGGTCTGCTTTCAGATATTCCCAAATAATGAGCaactggagcagcacagggatgttcATCTGTATACATGTGGAGTATGTGGAGCAAAATTTAATTTGAGGAAAGATATGAGATCCCACTATAATGCCAAGCATTTGAAAAGAACATAA
- the ZBTB1 gene encoding zinc finger and BTB domain-containing protein 1 isoform X2, translating to MAKTSHSNYVLQQLNKQREWGFLCDCCIAIDDIYFQAHKAVLAACSAYFRMFFMNHQNTTAQLNLSNMKISAECFDLILQFMYLGKIMTAPANFEQFKVAMNYLQLYNVPECLEDIQDTDSSNLKCSSPASSTQTGKMIFGVRMYEDALTRNGSEANRWGMEPPSSTVNTSHNKEPEEETLQLNSFPEQLFDVCKKSTTSKFSHTKERVSHSRRFGRSFTCDSCGFSFSCEKLLDEHVLTCTNRHSYQSARYYSAEKIDFSEKNSTSKMISTQTEKYKGESNHAVDESSSPVSNITSRKSSTVASETSGEEGSRASERKRIIIKVEPEDNPTDELKDFNIIKVADKDCNESSDNDDLDDEQEEPLYRYYVEEEMREKRNARKTLKPRLSMDEDERKCLKSPRHLNSKAPSVQEDVENAPCELCGLTITEEDLSSHYLSKHIENICACGKCGQILVKGKQLQDHAQTCGEPQDLTMNGIRNSEEKMDLEENPEEPSEIRDMMFAEMLEDFRDSHFQMNSLQKNQLYKHSACPFRCPNCGQRFDTENLVVEHMSNCLEQDLFKNSMLEENERDHRRKHFCNLCGKGFYQRCHLREHYTVHTKEKQFVCQTCGKQFLRERQLRLHNDMHKGMASSEIGTSKLLNN from the coding sequence ATGGCAAAAACCAGCCATAGCAACTATGTCCTTCAGCAGCTAAACAAGCAAAGAGAGTGGGGCTTTCTGTGCGACTGCTGCATCGCTATCGatgatatttattttcaagcacATAAAGCAGTCCTTGCTGCCTGCAGCGCCTATTTTAGGATGTTTTTTATGAACCATCAAAACACTACAGCCCAGCTGAATCTAAGCAACATGAAGATTAGCGCTGAATGCTTTGATCTTATTTTACAGTTCATGTATTTAGGAAAAATTATGACAGCCCCTGCCAATTTTGAGCAATTTAAAGTGGCCATGAACTATTTACAGCTATATAACGTACCTGAGTGTCTAGAAGATATACAGGACACAGACTCATctaatttaaaatgttcatcTCCTGCTTCTAGCACCCAGACTGGTAAAATGATATTTGGTGTGAGAATGTATGAAGATGCACTTACTAGAAATGGCAGTGAAGCAAACAGGTGGGGCATGGAGCCACCAAGTTCAACGGTAAATACATCCCATAACAAAGAGCCTGAGGAAGAAACTTTGCAGCTCAACAGCTTCCCCGAGCAACTGTTTGATGTCTGCAAAAAAAGCACCACGTCCAAATTCTCTCACACGAAAGAGCGCGTGTCACACTCGCGCCGGTTTGGAAGGAGCTTCACCTGCGACAGCTGTGGGTTTAGTTTTAGCTGTGAAAAGCTACTGGATGAGCACGTGTTAACATGCACCAACAGGCATTCCTACCAAAGTGCTAGGTACTACAGTGCTGAGAAAATAGACTTTAGTGAAAAGAACTCTACTTCTAAAATGATCTccacacaaacagaaaaatacaaggGGGAATCGAACCATGCTGTGGACGAGTCATCATCTCCCGTGTCAAACATCAcgagcagaaaaagcagcacagttGCCTCTGAGACATCAGGTGAAGAAGGAAGTAGAGCCTCTGAGAGGAAGAGGATTATCATCAAGGTGGAGCCAGAGGACAATCCTACAGATGAGCTGAAGGATTTTAACATTATCAAGGTGGCAGATAAAGACTGCAATGAGTCTTCTGACAATGATGACCTAGACGATGAACAGGAAGAGCCGCTTTACAGATACTACGTCGAGGAAGAgatgagagagaagagaaatgctCGGAAGACTCTAAAGCCTCGTTTATCCATGGATGaggatgaaagaaaatgtttgaaaagtCCACGGCACCTTAACAGCAAGGCTCCTTCAGTGCAGGAAGATGTGGAGAATGCTCCCTGTGAACTTTGTGGGCTAACAATCACTGAGGAAGATTTGTCCTCTCATTATTTATCCAAACACATAGAAAATATATGTGCTTGTGGCAAGTGTGGTCAAATACTGGTCAAAGGCAAGCAGCTACAGGATCATGCACAGACCTGTGGAGAGCCCCAGGATCTGACCATGAATGGGATCAGAAATTCTGAGGAGAAAATGGACTTGGAAGAAAACCCTGAGGAGCCGTCAGAAATAAGGGACATGATGTTTGCAGAGATGCTGGAGGACTTCAGGGACAGTCACTTCCAAATGAACAGCCTCCAAAAAAACCAGTTATACAAGCATTCTGCCTGTCCTTTCCGATGCCCTAATTGCGGCCAGCGTTTTGATACTGAAAACCTAGTGGTTGAACATATGTCAAACTGCCTGGAGCAAGATCTGTTCAAGAACTCCATGTTGGAAGAGAACGAGAGGGATCACAGACGTAAGCATTTCTGCAACCTTTGCGGGAAAGGATTTTACCAGCGTTGCCACTTGCGGGAACACTATACCGTTCATACCAAGGAAAAACAGTTTGTTTGTCAGACATGTGGGAAGCAGTTCTTAAGAGAGCGCCAGTTGCGGCTCCACAATGATATGCACAAAGGCATGGCCAG